A section of the Streptomyces sp. NBC_01591 genome encodes:
- a CDS encoding FecCD family ABC transporter permease, whose protein sequence is MATTTHAPPSGAGTSRTGTARRVFSVVIAVAVLVLAVLASVMFGSRTTSFGDVLDVLSGSADPNVTTIVESRYPRTALGVLAGLCLAVAGTLMQGVTRNPLADPGLLGINAGVSASIVAATAFLGASGSTATMWWALPGALLAGLLVHAIGSAGSGGGLVRLVLAGAVLSAVLMAFIQAVTLGRPKVFDSYRYWVVGALGGRDFDVFWSVLPFAVAGLVIAAVLGPGLNALALGDSTAASLGANPALVRAGGLLAATLLSAAATAAVGPIAFVGLAVPHVVRAVVGVDFRMQVLFSALAGPALLLLADVVGRVVMRPQELMVGVVTAFIGAPALLIAVRRMRGNA, encoded by the coding sequence ATGGCCACCACCACGCACGCACCGCCGAGCGGTGCCGGTACCTCACGGACCGGCACCGCTCGGCGGGTGTTTTCCGTCGTCATCGCAGTCGCCGTCCTGGTGCTCGCCGTGCTCGCGAGCGTCATGTTCGGCAGCCGCACCACCTCGTTCGGCGATGTGCTGGACGTCCTGTCCGGCAGCGCGGACCCGAATGTCACCACCATCGTCGAGAGTCGCTATCCGCGGACCGCGCTCGGTGTGCTGGCCGGACTCTGCCTCGCCGTCGCGGGCACCCTCATGCAGGGCGTGACCCGCAATCCGCTGGCCGATCCGGGCCTGCTCGGGATCAACGCGGGCGTCTCCGCGAGCATCGTCGCCGCGACGGCGTTCCTGGGGGCGTCGGGCAGCACCGCCACCATGTGGTGGGCGCTGCCCGGCGCGTTGCTCGCGGGTCTGCTCGTCCATGCGATCGGTTCTGCGGGTTCGGGCGGCGGTCTCGTCCGGCTGGTGCTCGCCGGCGCGGTGCTCTCCGCCGTGCTGATGGCGTTCATCCAGGCGGTGACCCTGGGCCGCCCGAAGGTGTTCGACAGCTACCGGTACTGGGTCGTCGGCGCGCTGGGCGGACGGGACTTCGACGTCTTCTGGTCGGTGCTGCCGTTCGCCGTGGCCGGTCTGGTGATCGCCGCGGTGCTCGGTCCCGGCCTCAACGCGCTCGCGCTCGGCGACTCGACGGCGGCGTCCCTGGGGGCGAATCCGGCGCTGGTGCGGGCGGGCGGGCTGCTCGCGGCCACGCTGCTGAGCGCGGCGGCGACGGCGGCGGTCGGTCCGATCGCCTTCGTCGGACTGGCCGTTCCGCATGTGGTGCGGGCCGTGGTCGGCGTCGATTTCCGCATGCAGGTCCTTTTCTCGGCGCTGGCAGGTCCGGCGCTGCTGCTCCTGGCGGATGTCGTGGGCCGGGTGGTCATGCGCCCGCAGGAGCTGATGGTCGGTGTCGTGACCGCGTTCATCGGGGCGCCCGCACTGCTCATCGCCGTACGCAGGATGAGGGGCAACGCATGA
- a CDS encoding iron-siderophore ABC transporter substrate-binding protein, producing the protein MSRFTRARRRTLAATAAAAALVLALGGCSSSDDGKETSGASGKSSGAFPVSIKSALGTAEIKEQPERVVTLGQGSAETAIALGNTPVGIEKYEWGSDKTGYLPWIHEAVKKSGDKLPTQFTGGEDIDFEAITELEPDVILAPWSGITQKDYDILKDIAPTVAYPDLPWSTDWDQQIEIIAKALGQPDEAKTLTSKIEKQLSDAAATRPEYKKHTFSYIYNTGPGTLGVFKPNEQRVKMVSSLGLKVDPVVNSFKETKGTDSALIGLENAEKLKDSDLVFTFYMDDKTRKEIEAQPLYAAIPAVKSGAVVAGKDNSFVTASSIINPLTVPWVIDRYLPLIDKAVESADKG; encoded by the coding sequence ATGTCCCGGTTCACCCGCGCGCGTCGCCGGACGCTCGCCGCAACTGCCGCCGCCGCAGCCCTCGTTCTCGCCCTCGGTGGCTGCTCGTCGAGCGACGACGGCAAGGAGACCTCCGGCGCATCCGGGAAGAGCAGCGGCGCGTTCCCCGTCTCCATCAAGAGCGCGCTCGGCACCGCGGAGATCAAGGAGCAGCCCGAACGGGTCGTCACCCTCGGCCAGGGCTCCGCCGAGACCGCCATCGCGCTCGGCAACACCCCGGTGGGCATCGAGAAGTACGAGTGGGGAAGCGACAAGACGGGCTATCTGCCCTGGATCCACGAAGCGGTGAAGAAATCCGGCGACAAGCTGCCGACCCAGTTCACGGGCGGTGAGGACATCGACTTCGAGGCCATCACCGAGCTGGAGCCGGACGTCATCCTCGCGCCGTGGTCCGGGATCACGCAGAAGGACTACGACATCCTCAAGGACATCGCCCCCACCGTCGCCTATCCCGACCTGCCGTGGAGCACGGACTGGGACCAGCAGATCGAGATCATCGCCAAGGCGCTGGGACAGCCGGACGAGGCGAAGACCCTCACCTCGAAGATCGAGAAGCAGCTGTCCGACGCGGCGGCGACCCGGCCGGAGTACAAGAAGCACACGTTCTCGTACATCTACAACACCGGCCCCGGCACCCTCGGTGTGTTCAAGCCGAATGAGCAGCGCGTCAAGATGGTCTCCTCGCTCGGTCTCAAGGTCGACCCGGTGGTGAACAGCTTCAAGGAGACCAAGGGCACCGACTCGGCGCTCATCGGCCTGGAGAACGCCGAGAAGCTGAAGGACAGCGACCTGGTCTTCACCTTCTACATGGACGACAAGACCCGCAAGGAGATCGAGGCGCAGCCGCTGTACGCGGCGATCCCCGCGGTCAAGAGCGGCGCCGTGGTGGCCGGCAAGGACAACTCCTTCGTCACGGCCTCCTCGATCATCAACCCGCTCACCGTGCCGTGGGTGATCGACCGTTACCTGCCGCTGATCGACAAGGCCGTCGAGTCCGCCGACAAGGGCTGA
- a CDS encoding lipase maturation factor family protein produces MEWFTADGYWLSRLIFQRALAAVYLVAFLTAALQFRALIGERGMLPVPDFLRRTDWRDGPGIFRLHYSDRFFAFIAWTGCAIAVALLAGADSYLPLWPAMVLWALPWALYLSIVQVGQTWYGFGWESLLLETGFLAVFLGNAHTAPPVLVLWLLRWVLFRVEFGAGLIKIRGDECWRKLTCLYFHHETQPMPGPLSWFFHRLPGPVHRAEVAANHVTQLLVPVLLFTPQPVASAAAGLMIVTQLWLVVSGNFAWLNWLTITLALSAVDWSLFTAPPAQSAPPLWYEIVVIAVTALVVFLSYRPARNLVSRRQVMNRSFDPLHLVNTYGAFGSISRVRLEVVVEGTDEQVLHDGTVWREYGFRGKPGDPRRMPRQFAPYHLRLDWLMWFAALSPAYARPWFGPFVERLLENDRDTLRLLRHNPFPDAPPAHVRARVYHYRYTTWRELRATGRWWHRTYVRDFMRPVSLGPAWLSPTRRS; encoded by the coding sequence ATGGAGTGGTTCACCGCAGACGGGTACTGGCTCAGCCGGCTGATCTTCCAGCGGGCATTGGCCGCTGTCTATCTGGTCGCGTTTCTCACCGCCGCGCTCCAGTTCCGGGCGCTGATCGGCGAACGCGGCATGCTGCCGGTACCCGATTTCCTGCGCCGCACCGACTGGCGCGACGGCCCCGGGATCTTCCGGCTCCACTACTCCGACCGCTTCTTCGCCTTCATCGCCTGGACCGGCTGCGCGATCGCCGTCGCCCTGCTCGCGGGCGCGGACTCGTACCTTCCGCTCTGGCCGGCGATGGTGCTCTGGGCGCTGCCCTGGGCGCTCTATCTGTCGATCGTCCAGGTCGGCCAGACCTGGTACGGCTTCGGCTGGGAATCGCTGCTGCTGGAGACCGGCTTCCTCGCCGTCTTCCTCGGCAACGCGCACACCGCTCCCCCGGTACTGGTGCTGTGGCTGCTGCGCTGGGTGCTGTTCCGGGTGGAGTTCGGCGCCGGGCTGATCAAGATCCGTGGCGACGAGTGCTGGCGCAAGCTGACGTGCCTGTACTTCCACCACGAGACCCAGCCGATGCCGGGGCCGCTGAGCTGGTTCTTCCACCGGCTGCCGGGGCCCGTCCACCGGGCCGAGGTGGCGGCCAACCACGTCACCCAACTCCTGGTGCCGGTGCTTCTCTTCACCCCGCAGCCGGTGGCGAGCGCGGCCGCGGGGCTGATGATCGTCACCCAGCTGTGGCTGGTCGTCTCGGGGAACTTCGCCTGGCTGAACTGGCTGACGATCACCCTGGCCCTGTCCGCCGTCGACTGGTCCCTGTTCACCGCGCCGCCCGCCCAGTCCGCGCCGCCGCTCTGGTACGAGATCGTCGTCATCGCGGTGACCGCGCTGGTCGTCTTCCTCAGCTACCGCCCGGCGCGCAATCTGGTCTCCCGCCGCCAGGTGATGAACCGCTCGTTCGACCCGCTGCATCTGGTCAACACCTACGGCGCGTTCGGCAGCATCAGCCGGGTCCGGCTGGAGGTGGTGGTCGAGGGAACGGACGAGCAGGTCCTCCACGACGGCACCGTCTGGCGGGAGTACGGCTTCCGCGGCAAGCCGGGGGATCCGCGCCGGATGCCCCGCCAGTTCGCCCCGTACCATCTGCGGCTGGACTGGCTGATGTGGTTCGCGGCGCTCTCCCCCGCGTACGCCCGCCCCTGGTTCGGCCCGTTCGTGGAGCGGCTGCTGGAGAACGACCGGGACACCCTGCGGCTGCTGCGTCACAACCCGTTCCCCGACGCCCCGCCCGCGCACGTCCGCGCCAGGGTGTACCACTACCGGTACACCACCTGGCGCGAACTGCGGGCCACCGGACGCTGGTGGCACCGGACCTATGTGCGGGATTTCATGCGCCCGGTCTCGCTCGGCCCCGCCTGGCTCAGCCCGACCAGGCGATCTTGA
- a CDS encoding DUF1990 family protein, whose amino-acid sequence MSTLSYPEVGATRLGPLPTGYHHLHHRARVGRGRADLRAAGAAVTEWRMHRTSGARVRASAPRAGDGVRVRVSLGIGLLRFTAPCQVVWTAYEQDRIGFAYGTEVRHPERGEESFVVELADDGTVWFTVMAFSRPATWYTRLAGPVVPVLQRLYARRLGSTLRRIVDEERGGRG is encoded by the coding sequence ATGAGCACCCTCAGCTATCCCGAGGTCGGCGCCACCCGCCTCGGCCCCCTCCCCACCGGATACCACCACCTCCACCACCGGGCCCGGGTCGGGCGCGGCCGGGCCGACCTCCGGGCGGCGGGCGCGGCGGTCACCGAATGGCGCATGCACCGCACCAGCGGTGCCCGGGTCCGCGCCTCGGCGCCCCGTGCCGGGGACGGGGTACGCGTCCGGGTGTCGCTGGGCATCGGCCTGCTCCGGTTCACCGCGCCCTGCCAGGTCGTCTGGACCGCGTACGAGCAGGATCGCATCGGATTCGCCTACGGGACCGAGGTCCGGCACCCGGAACGCGGCGAGGAGTCCTTCGTGGTGGAGCTGGCGGACGACGGGACGGTGTGGTTCACCGTCATGGCGTTCAGCCGCCCGGCCACCTGGTACACCCGGCTCGCCGGGCCCGTCGTACCAGTGCTCCAGCGGCTGTACGCCCGGCGGCTGGGCAGCACGCTCCGTCGCATCGTGGACGAGGAGCGCGGCGGGCGGGGCTGA
- a CDS encoding FAD-dependent oxidoreductase — protein sequence MTRPVRVAIVGAGPAGIYAADALLKSEAAQDPGVSIDLFERMPAPFGLIRYGVAPDHPRIKGIVQALHQVLDKPQLRLFGNVDYPNDIDLDDLRSFYDAVVFSTGADADRALDIPGGALDGSHGAADFVSWYDGHPDVARTWPLEAEKVAVLGVGNVALDVARILAKTADELLPTEIPANVHEGLKANKALEVHVFGRRGPAQAKFSPMELRELDHSPNIEVIVNPEDIEYDAGSIETRRGNKQANMVASTLENWAIRDIGDRPHKLFLHFFESPVEILGEDGRVVGLRTERTELDGTGNVKGTGNFTDWDVQSVYRAVGYYSQELPKLPFDVVSGTVPHAAGRVVDGGEHMPSVYVTGWIKRGPIGLIGHTKGDANETVACLLEDRAAGRLPAPVRPEPEAVTAFLEERGVRYTTREGWYRLDAHEKALGAEQDRERIKVVEREAMLDASEPRS from the coding sequence ATGACCCGCCCCGTCCGCGTCGCCATAGTCGGAGCCGGCCCCGCCGGCATCTACGCTGCGGACGCGCTCCTGAAATCCGAGGCCGCCCAGGACCCGGGGGTTTCGATCGACCTGTTCGAGCGGATGCCCGCCCCCTTCGGCCTGATCCGTTACGGAGTGGCCCCGGACCACCCACGGATCAAGGGCATCGTCCAGGCACTCCACCAGGTTCTCGACAAGCCGCAGCTGCGCCTGTTCGGCAACGTCGACTACCCCAACGACATCGACCTGGACGATCTGCGGTCCTTCTACGACGCCGTGGTCTTCTCCACCGGCGCCGACGCGGACCGCGCGCTGGACATCCCCGGCGGCGCCCTGGACGGCTCCCACGGCGCCGCCGACTTCGTCTCCTGGTACGACGGCCACCCCGATGTGGCACGCACCTGGCCGCTGGAGGCGGAGAAGGTCGCCGTCCTCGGCGTGGGCAATGTGGCCCTGGACGTGGCGCGCATCCTCGCCAAGACCGCGGACGAGCTGCTGCCGACCGAGATCCCCGCGAACGTCCACGAGGGCCTCAAGGCCAACAAGGCCCTTGAGGTGCACGTCTTCGGACGCCGCGGTCCCGCGCAGGCCAAGTTCAGCCCGATGGAGCTGCGGGAGCTGGACCACTCGCCGAACATCGAGGTCATCGTCAACCCCGAGGACATCGAGTACGACGCGGGTTCGATCGAGACCCGGCGCGGCAACAAGCAGGCCAACATGGTCGCCTCCACGCTGGAGAACTGGGCCATCCGCGACATCGGCGACCGGCCGCACAAGCTGTTCCTGCACTTCTTCGAGTCCCCGGTGGAGATCCTCGGCGAGGACGGCCGGGTCGTCGGCCTGCGCACCGAGCGGACCGAGCTGGACGGCACCGGCAACGTCAAGGGCACCGGGAACTTCACCGACTGGGACGTGCAGAGCGTCTACCGCGCGGTCGGCTACTACTCGCAGGAGCTCCCGAAGCTCCCGTTCGACGTGGTCTCCGGCACCGTCCCGCACGCCGCGGGACGGGTCGTCGACGGCGGGGAGCACATGCCCTCGGTGTACGTCACGGGCTGGATCAAGCGCGGCCCGATCGGCCTGATCGGCCACACCAAGGGCGACGCCAACGAGACCGTGGCCTGCCTGCTGGAGGACCGGGCCGCGGGACGGCTGCCCGCCCCGGTCCGGCCCGAGCCGGAGGCCGTCACCGCCTTCCTGGAGGAGCGCGGCGTCCGTTACACCACCCGCGAGGGCTGGTACCGCCTGGACGCGCACGAGAAGGCCCTGGGCGCGGAGCAGGACCGCGAGCGGATCAAGGTCGTGGAGCGCGAGGCCATGCTGGACGCCTCCGAGCCCCGTTCCTGA
- a CDS encoding alpha-L-fucosidase, whose product MTELPRRHVLGMTAGAAVGVALLTPATADAAPRTAAAPHTGAGADEGEWGTVPAAVPVPLDQWFDNDGLDTADARGGDFDGSGYTFPGEELPAGEREIGGTAFLFPASSEGARNNVVALGQRIDLPPGRYLSGLFLTACSYGAASGRATVHYADGTTTTPVLGGPDWYAGSGALTAAYRYAADGAKDPHQVSIAVSEIALDPAREAVALTLPTTQPAEAGKPSLHIFALSLQPAAQGRALSLRDAHSTTSLLDSGAQSVEATVVNAGTVGILAADGLTLSVDVPGARTVAPARVSRLAPGEQARVRIGIRSRPGTAPGTAQEGNVVARGRGARAATVRRSLTLGVPDYAPTDASLSTHQAPYWFQQAKFGIFIHWGVYSVPAWAPVGTQYAEWYWNQMQDPNNPTHAHHRETYGESFAYDDFIPRFRAERFDPRSWVELFRDAGAQYHVLTSKHHEGFALWDTKLSDRNSVKMGPGRDLVRELFDASRRYTPELHRGLYFSMPEWFNPDHPWMGHAPRNPYTLEPVPYTGHTAGRDYVTQFQGPQMLELIHGYDPEILWCDIGGDNDSHRVLAEYFNHAKNRARPVEVTVNNRSGIGPYDFTTPEYTTYDQIVTAKWESSRGLDPFSYGYNAQTPDEKYMTAEEIVHSLVDIVSKNGNFLLDIGPRADGTIPDIMQRRLRETGEWLKTNGEAIYDTTYWSRMPQLGEDLRFTLRPNRAFYIHSLARPGATLTVEAPVPVRGGDRVTLLGHDRPLNWRVRGGSLVIDVPAAARRNGKHAWVFKIAWSG is encoded by the coding sequence ATGACCGAACTTCCCAGGCGCCATGTACTCGGAATGACGGCAGGGGCGGCAGTCGGCGTCGCCCTGCTCACTCCCGCCACCGCCGATGCGGCCCCGCGCACCGCAGCCGCACCGCACACAGGAGCCGGCGCCGATGAGGGCGAGTGGGGCACCGTTCCCGCCGCCGTCCCCGTGCCGCTCGACCAGTGGTTCGACAACGACGGCCTCGACACCGCCGATGCCCGCGGCGGCGACTTCGACGGTTCCGGCTACACCTTCCCGGGTGAGGAACTCCCCGCCGGAGAACGGGAGATCGGCGGCACCGCCTTCCTCTTCCCGGCCTCCTCCGAGGGCGCCAGGAACAACGTCGTCGCCCTCGGTCAGCGCATCGACCTCCCGCCCGGCCGCTATCTCTCCGGTCTCTTCCTCACCGCGTGCAGCTACGGCGCCGCGTCCGGCAGGGCCACGGTCCACTACGCCGACGGCACCACGACGACCCCGGTGCTCGGCGGGCCCGACTGGTACGCCGGCAGCGGCGCCCTTACCGCCGCGTACCGCTACGCCGCCGACGGAGCCAAGGACCCGCACCAGGTGTCCATCGCCGTCAGCGAGATCGCGCTCGACCCGGCCAGGGAAGCCGTCGCGCTCACCCTGCCCACCACCCAGCCTGCCGAGGCGGGCAAGCCGTCCCTGCACATCTTCGCGCTCTCGCTCCAACCGGCGGCCCAGGGGCGGGCGTTGTCGCTGCGCGACGCCCACTCCACCACCTCGCTGCTGGACTCCGGCGCCCAGAGCGTCGAGGCCACCGTCGTCAACGCGGGCACGGTCGGCATCCTCGCCGCCGACGGCCTCACCCTCTCCGTGGACGTGCCCGGAGCCCGCACCGTCGCGCCTGCCCGCGTCTCCCGCCTCGCCCCCGGCGAACAGGCCCGCGTCCGCATCGGCATCCGCAGCAGACCCGGCACCGCACCCGGCACCGCCCAGGAAGGCAACGTTGTCGCACGCGGACGCGGGGCGCGGGCGGCCACGGTCCGGCGCTCGCTCACCCTCGGCGTCCCCGACTACGCGCCGACGGACGCCTCCCTCTCCACCCACCAGGCGCCGTACTGGTTCCAGCAGGCGAAGTTCGGGATCTTCATCCACTGGGGGGTCTACTCGGTGCCCGCCTGGGCGCCGGTCGGCACCCAGTACGCCGAGTGGTACTGGAACCAGATGCAGGACCCCAACAACCCCACCCACGCCCACCACCGCGAGACCTACGGCGAGTCCTTCGCGTACGACGACTTCATCCCGCGATTCCGCGCCGAACGCTTCGACCCGCGATCCTGGGTGGAGCTCTTCCGGGACGCCGGCGCCCAGTACCACGTCCTCACCTCCAAGCACCACGAGGGCTTCGCGCTCTGGGACACCAAGCTCTCGGACCGCAACTCGGTGAAGATGGGGCCGGGGCGCGACCTGGTCAGGGAGCTCTTCGACGCCTCGCGCCGCTACACCCCCGAACTCCACCGCGGGCTGTACTTCTCCATGCCCGAGTGGTTCAACCCCGACCACCCGTGGATGGGCCACGCCCCGCGCAATCCGTACACCCTGGAGCCCGTCCCGTACACCGGGCACACGGCGGGCAGGGACTACGTCACCCAGTTCCAGGGCCCGCAGATGCTGGAGCTGATCCACGGCTACGACCCCGAGATCCTCTGGTGCGACATCGGTGGCGACAACGACAGCCACCGGGTGCTGGCCGAGTACTTCAACCACGCGAAGAACCGGGCCCGCCCGGTCGAGGTCACCGTCAACAACCGCTCCGGGATCGGGCCGTACGACTTCACCACGCCCGAGTACACGACGTACGACCAGATCGTCACAGCGAAGTGGGAGTCCAGCCGCGGCCTCGACCCGTTCAGTTACGGCTACAACGCCCAGACGCCGGACGAGAAGTACATGACGGCCGAGGAGATCGTGCACTCGCTCGTCGACATCGTCTCCAAGAACGGCAACTTCCTGCTGGACATCGGCCCCAGGGCCGACGGCACGATCCCCGACATCATGCAGCGCAGGCTGCGCGAGACGGGGGAGTGGCTGAAGACCAACGGGGAGGCGATCTACGACACCACGTACTGGTCACGGATGCCGCAGCTCGGTGAGGATCTGCGGTTCACCCTGCGGCCGAACCGTGCGTTCTACATCCACTCGCTGGCGCGGCCGGGCGCGACCCTCACCGTCGAGGCGCCGGTGCCGGTCCGCGGCGGTGACCGGGTCACCCTGCTCGGTCACGACCGGCCGCTCAACTGGCGGGTCCGGGGCGGCTCGCTGGTGATCGACGTACCGGCGGCGGCCCGCAGGAACGGGAAGCACGCCTGGGTGTTCAAGATCGCCTGGTCGGGCTGA
- a CDS encoding YndJ family protein, whose product MSVLVNSIVMLGMLVVVPAGLRLTGAAELDRMRRLWPLFAVPGAVSLWLPRGTAATALAVCYALGTALLALHAPPRLLRSPSRSTAPAEVALLTALVTPSVAATALVAERSGHPLFGFGLGILALTVPHFHFAGFAAALVAGLVCRVADSAAGRFAALSVPLGTLLVLIGYFIGDWAELAGAAVLTAGMWTVAVLTWRSVRTGQRDRITRSLLAVSSAVLAVTMVLALSWALGEATGLPHPTLPWMAATHGLGNALGFALCSVLAWQRLRDHTDHEESRTA is encoded by the coding sequence ATGTCCGTACTGGTCAATTCGATCGTGATGCTGGGCATGCTGGTGGTGGTCCCCGCGGGACTGCGGCTGACCGGTGCGGCCGAGCTGGACCGGATGCGGCGTCTGTGGCCGCTCTTCGCCGTTCCCGGCGCCGTCTCACTGTGGCTGCCGCGCGGCACGGCTGCCACCGCCCTGGCGGTCTGTTACGCGCTCGGCACCGCACTCCTCGCCCTGCACGCCCCGCCCCGGCTGCTCCGCAGTCCGTCGAGGTCCACAGCGCCCGCCGAGGTCGCCCTGCTCACCGCCCTGGTCACCCCGTCGGTCGCCGCCACCGCGCTGGTCGCCGAACGTTCGGGGCACCCGCTCTTCGGCTTCGGGCTCGGCATCCTCGCGCTGACCGTGCCGCACTTCCACTTCGCCGGATTCGCCGCCGCCCTGGTCGCGGGGCTCGTCTGCCGGGTCGCCGACAGCGCCGCGGGAAGGTTCGCCGCGCTGAGCGTTCCACTGGGCACCCTGCTCGTCCTGATCGGCTACTTCATCGGCGACTGGGCCGAACTGGCCGGCGCGGCCGTCCTGACCGCGGGAATGTGGACCGTCGCCGTCCTCACCTGGCGGTCGGTCCGTACCGGGCAGCGGGACCGGATCACCCGGTCGCTGCTCGCCGTCTCGTCCGCCGTGCTCGCCGTCACCATGGTGCTCGCCCTGAGCTGGGCGCTCGGCGAGGCCACCGGACTCCCGCACCCCACACTGCCCTGGATGGCCGCCACCCACGGCCTCGGCAACGCGCTGGGCTTCGCACTCTGCTCGGTGCTCGCCTGGCAGCGGCTCCGCGATCACACCGACCACGAAGAAAGCAGGACCGCATGA
- a CDS encoding FecCD family ABC transporter permease, which yields MTSQQTAVRTASPRKVLRAGGRVAVPVRRVSVLTALVLLVLLVAGAVATLSLGRLGIPLADLAGAVTGGAEGKNAFVLERLRGPRLTVAVGTGAALGLSGALFQSVTRNPLGSPDVIGLASGAGAGAAISALLFPDTVPVALGALLGAVLAMVLVYVSTGTGFRNPARLVIAGIGVAAIGTAITQYVVYAMERDRAAVLSAYVNGSLSARSWEDATTIWLVLLVVAPLTVLLSRRLDIGEMGDDIAAALGSEPRRTKTAAVVLAIVLSAGAVSVAGPIAFIALTSPQVAKRITRVSGPHLALSALTGALLLVLADLCAQQLPLFDNLPVGIYTMAIGGVYLGYLLVREWRRGVL from the coding sequence ATGACGTCGCAGCAGACCGCGGTCCGCACCGCTTCGCCCCGTAAGGTGCTGAGGGCCGGCGGGAGGGTGGCCGTGCCGGTCCGGCGGGTGTCGGTGCTGACGGCCCTCGTGCTGCTGGTGCTGCTCGTGGCGGGCGCCGTCGCCACGCTGTCGCTCGGGCGGCTGGGCATTCCGCTCGCCGACCTGGCCGGGGCGGTGACCGGCGGGGCCGAGGGCAAGAACGCGTTCGTGCTGGAGCGGCTGCGCGGCCCCCGGCTGACGGTCGCCGTGGGCACCGGTGCGGCACTCGGGCTCTCCGGGGCGCTGTTCCAGTCCGTCACCCGCAATCCGCTCGGCAGCCCCGATGTGATCGGGCTGGCGTCCGGTGCCGGGGCGGGGGCCGCGATCTCCGCGCTGTTGTTCCCGGACACCGTGCCGGTGGCGCTCGGCGCGCTGCTCGGCGCCGTCCTCGCCATGGTGCTGGTCTATGTGTCGACCGGTACCGGGTTCCGCAACCCGGCCCGGCTGGTCATCGCGGGCATCGGGGTCGCCGCGATCGGCACCGCGATCACCCAGTACGTCGTCTACGCCATGGAGCGGGACCGGGCCGCCGTGCTCAGCGCCTACGTCAACGGCAGCCTGTCGGCGCGGTCGTGGGAGGACGCCACCACGATCTGGCTGGTGCTGCTGGTGGTGGCCCCGCTCACCGTGCTCCTCTCGCGGCGGCTGGACATCGGGGAGATGGGCGACGACATCGCGGCCGCGCTCGGCTCCGAGCCCCGCCGCACCAAGACGGCCGCCGTGGTGCTGGCGATCGTGCTCTCGGCGGGGGCGGTCAGTGTCGCCGGTCCCATCGCGTTCATCGCGCTGACGTCCCCGCAGGTCGCCAAGCGGATCACCCGTGTATCCGGCCCGCACCTGGCGCTGTCGGCGCTGACCGGCGCGCTGCTGCTGGTACTGGCGGATCTCTGCGCCCAGCAGCTGCCGCTCTTCGACAACCTGCCCGTCGGCATCTACACGATGGCCATCGGAGGCGTGTACCTCGGCTATCTGCTGGTACGGGAGTGGCGCCGGGGAGTTCTGTGA
- a CDS encoding chitinase, which produces MFGRTSRLLGVGLAAACVVQLLVGATPSAAQEETCAVKSKPSGKVLQGYWENWDGASNGVHPPLGWIPVTDSRIPQHGYNVINAAFPVILSDGTVLWEDGMDSTVKVPTPAEMCRAKESGLTTLMSIGGAAAGIDLNSSAVADRFVETIVPILKKYNFDGIDIDIETGLTGSGNINQLSASQTNLIRIIDGVLAQMPSNFGLTMAPETAYVTGGSVTYGSIWGAYLPIVKKYADNGRLWWLNMQYYNGSMYGCAGDSYSAGTVEGFAAQTDCLDKGLVIQGTTIKVPYDKQVPGLPAQPGAGGGHMSPGQVSQAWNHYGNALKGLMTWSLNWDGSKGWTFGDNVKALQGR; this is translated from the coding sequence ATGTTCGGTCGGACATCGCGCCTGCTGGGGGTCGGCCTCGCGGCGGCATGTGTCGTACAGCTGCTGGTGGGTGCAACGCCGAGCGCCGCGCAGGAGGAGACCTGCGCGGTCAAGTCGAAGCCCTCCGGAAAGGTGCTCCAGGGGTACTGGGAGAACTGGGACGGCGCTTCGAACGGTGTGCACCCGCCGCTCGGCTGGATCCCGGTCACCGACAGCCGCATCCCGCAGCACGGCTACAACGTGATCAACGCGGCCTTCCCGGTCATCCTCTCGGACGGCACCGTTCTGTGGGAGGACGGGATGGACTCCACCGTGAAGGTCCCGACCCCGGCCGAGATGTGCCGGGCGAAGGAGTCCGGGCTCACCACCCTGATGTCGATCGGCGGCGCGGCCGCCGGCATCGATCTCAACTCCAGCGCCGTCGCCGACCGGTTCGTCGAGACGATCGTGCCGATCCTCAAGAAGTACAACTTCGACGGCATCGACATCGACATCGAGACCGGTCTGACCGGCAGCGGCAACATCAACCAGCTGTCGGCCTCGCAGACCAACCTCATCCGCATCATCGACGGCGTGCTCGCGCAGATGCCCTCGAACTTCGGCCTGACGATGGCGCCGGAGACGGCCTATGTCACCGGCGGGAGCGTCACCTACGGCTCGATCTGGGGTGCGTACCTGCCCATCGTGAAGAAGTACGCGGACAACGGGCGCCTGTGGTGGCTCAACATGCAGTACTACAACGGCAGCATGTACGGATGCGCCGGTGATTCGTACTCCGCGGGCACGGTCGAGGGGTTCGCGGCCCAGACCGACTGCCTGGACAAGGGGCTCGTCATCCAGGGCACCACGATCAAGGTCCCGTACGACAAGCAGGTTCCGGGGCTGCCCGCCCAGCCGGGCGCGGGTGGCGGTCACATGTCACCGGGTCAGGTGTCGCAGGCCTGGAACCACTACGGCAACGCCCTCAAGGGCCTGATGACCTGGTCGCTCAACTGGGACGGCTCGAAGGGATGGACCTTCGGGGACAACGTCAAGGCGCTGCAGGGCCGCTGA